The genomic DNA AGTTAAACAATCGCCTTTGGctaaataagaaaagaggTCACCACCAGGAACTAAATCCTGAAAAATGTAAAGATGGTTATTCCTGTCACAAAAAGTATGATAGACTTTAATAATGTTCGGATGATCCAATCTTAAAAGGATTTTGGCCTCTTTATCAAACTTGTTTGGTTTCAGTTTGATAATCTTGACAGCATAATTCTCAGGATGATAGCAAATATCATCGTTGCTTTCCTTTGAGTTATGTGTAATTAAAACATGACCAAAAGTACCGTTACCAACTATCCTATTTGTTATTTCCCATTGATTTATTTCTCTCAAGAAGCCCATTTGATCCAAAAGTTTTGGGTCCATGGAGGACTGTAAATCGTCATTGATCATAAAAACCAgctgtatttttttatggtcgttttcttcatttcctTGAGATAATTCAATGGTGTCAGAATCATTCAAAAGGTACGTTTTATCTCTTTTCAGAAGCAACCCGTTTAAGTATGTTCCGTTCAAAGAACAATCTTTAACATAGAACATGGGAATGctatcttcatcaaaaaatacaCACCAGAACTCACAATGaatggaagaaattgagGGATGTGTCAAAACAAGCTGGCATTCTTTGTTATTCCTTCCCACCTTTACGAGTTGATGCTTCAGTATGGGTATTACCTGTTCTGTGCGACAACCACCCACGTTAACTTCCAAATGAGCAGCAGCTACACCGGTCGTGTCCATCTGAAGACCATCTTTGGTTGTAAGATTGTAACTGCCAAACGGTTCCATTTGGCCCTCGCTTTCCCTGTTATCTTTTCGTCC from Saccharomyces eubayanus strain FM1318 chromosome VIII, whole genome shotgun sequence includes the following:
- the MEK1 gene encoding serine/threonine protein kinase MEK1, with the protein product MIGRKDNRESEGQMEPFGSYNLTTKDGLQMDTTGVAAAHLEVNVGGCRTEQVIPILKHQLVKVGRNNKECQLVLTHPSISSIHCEFWCVFFDEDSIPMFYVKDCSLNGTYLNGLLLKRDKTYLLNDSDTIELSQGNEENDHKKIQLVFMINDDLQSSMDPKLLDQMGFLREINQWEITNRIVGNGTFGHVLITHNSKESNDDICYHPENYAVKIIKLKPNKFDKEAKILLRLDHPNIIKVYHTFCDRNNHLYIFQDLVPGGDLFSYLAKGDCLTSMSETESLIIVFQILQALNYLHDQGIVHRDLKLDNILLCTPEPCTRIVLADFGIAKDLNSNKERMHTVVGTPEYCAPEVGFRANRKAYQSFSRAATLEQRGYDSKCDLWSLGVITHIMLTGISPFYGDGSERSIIQNAKVGKLNFKLKQWDIVSDNAKGFVKELLQTDVTKRLNGKQSLEHIWIAKHLSQLERLYYKKILCNNEGPKLESMTSDWKRKLPKSVVISQVVPKKKKVLK